One genomic window of Brevinematales bacterium includes the following:
- a CDS encoding HAD family hydrolase: MAACYRAVLFDLDGTLLDTLDDLADSMNAALASMGYPGHPRDEYRYFVGDGVRALAERVLPENAREQAIIAGCLAAMGYEYDRRWDSKTRPYEGIPELLDHLMGMHIKIAILSNKPDGFTRAVVKKLLSRWEFDKVYGADPPGIPVKPDPAGAIRIASELDIPPREFLYLGDTNTDMRTAISAGMFPVGAAWGFRTRAELDAAGAMAIADTPSDVLRIMTADCL; the protein is encoded by the coding sequence ATGGCGGCGTGTTACAGGGCGGTATTGTTCGATCTCGACGGAACCCTGCTGGATACTCTCGACGATCTCGCGGATTCGATGAACGCCGCGCTCGCATCGATGGGTTATCCCGGGCATCCCCGCGACGAGTACCGTTACTTTGTCGGGGACGGAGTACGGGCGCTCGCGGAACGTGTCCTGCCGGAGAACGCGCGGGAACAGGCGATTATCGCCGGATGTCTGGCGGCGATGGGGTATGAGTACGACCGGCGTTGGGACAGCAAGACGCGGCCGTACGAAGGTATCCCCGAACTTCTCGACCATCTCATGGGTATGCATATAAAAATCGCGATACTTTCGAATAAGCCGGACGGGTTCACGCGCGCGGTGGTTAAAAAGCTGTTATCGCGGTGGGAGTTCGATAAGGTATACGGAGCCGATCCGCCGGGGATTCCGGTCAAGCCCGATCCTGCCGGGGCGATCCGTATCGCGTCGGAACTGGATATACCCCCGCGCGAATTCCTATACCTTGGCGATACGAACACGGATATGCGTACCGCGATTTCCGCGGGCATGTTTCCCGTAGGCGCGGCATGGGGATTCCGTACCCGCGCGGAGCTCGATGCCGCGGGGGCGATGGCGATCGCGGACACCCCGTCGGACGTACTCCGCATTATGACGGCGGATTGCCTATGA
- a CDS encoding ROK family protein: MFGKKVLGIDVGGSGIKGAPVEISTGRMLSERYRIPTPPGAKPDEMIEVIGQVIKYFNWRGPVGIGFPAAIRDGTVLTAANIHKSWIGIHLPTELKRISGNSSALINDADAAGLAEMRFGAGVEKPGTVMVITVGTGLGTALFYNGSLLPNTELGHIEMNAKEAEHYASDFIRKKEELDWPTWAGRFNEYLTMLEKLFWPRMIIIGGGVSKKHEKFFQYLNVGAEIVPAQLRNEAGIIGAAVWAHQLRV, encoded by the coding sequence ATGTTCGGAAAAAAAGTTCTCGGCATCGATGTGGGCGGGTCGGGTATCAAGGGCGCGCCTGTGGAGATTTCTACCGGCAGAATGCTCTCGGAGCGTTACAGAATCCCCACACCGCCCGGCGCGAAACCGGACGAGATGATCGAAGTCATCGGGCAGGTCATCAAGTACTTCAACTGGCGCGGGCCTGTCGGGATAGGGTTTCCCGCGGCTATCCGTGACGGTACGGTGCTGACCGCGGCGAATATCCATAAAAGCTGGATAGGGATACATCTCCCGACCGAGTTAAAACGGATATCCGGGAACAGTTCCGCGCTCATTAACGACGCCGACGCCGCGGGGCTTGCGGAAATGCGTTTCGGCGCCGGGGTTGAAAAACCCGGCACGGTGATGGTGATTACGGTGGGGACCGGACTCGGCACCGCGTTGTTCTATAACGGCTCGCTGCTGCCGAACACCGAACTCGGACACATCGAAATGAACGCTAAAGAGGCCGAACATTACGCGTCCGACTTCATCCGTAAAAAAGAAGAACTCGATTGGCCGACATGGGCCGGCCGTTTTAACGAATATCTCACCATGCTGGAAAAACTGTTCTGGCCGAGGATGATTATTATCGGCGGCGGCGTGAGTAAGAAGCATGAAAAATTCTTCCAATACCTGAATGTGGGGGCGGAGATTGTTCCCGCCCAGTTACGAAATGAAGCGGGGATTATCGGCGCGGCCGTATGGGCGCACCAGCTTCGGGTCTAA
- a CDS encoding pathogenicity locus, with translation MSRNTNPPRVKKSTQDELTVIPGIGKSLAKDLRLLGYGHAAELKDADPMRMYRRLCELTGARQDPCVLYVFRCAVYFASESAHDPELLKWWNWKGKTYRTERTDI, from the coding sequence ATGTCCCGGAATACCAACCCGCCGCGCGTGAAAAAATCCACGCAGGACGAATTAACGGTTATCCCCGGTATCGGGAAAAGTCTCGCTAAAGACCTGCGTCTGCTCGGGTACGGGCATGCCGCCGAACTGAAGGACGCAGACCCGATGCGGATGTACCGCCGTTTGTGCGAACTGACGGGGGCGCGGCAGGACCCATGCGTCCTGTACGTGTTCCGGTGCGCGGTCTATTTCGCTAGCGAATCCGCGCACGACCCTGAACTGCTCAAGTGGTGGAACTGGAAAGGAAAAACCTATCGTACGGAGAGGACTGATATATGA
- a CDS encoding protein kinase, whose protein sequence is MDLSGKILQKRYQMTGPIGEGGMSFVYLASDLEKQNRQVIAKILKSNVSSVRTEDYIRFHSEATAVSKLHHPSIVDVLDIGEQDGYHFLIMEYIDGKSMHQLLKSGMRFSIDESVSFAYQLAQALEYIHGKGILHRDIKPGNIMVFDVKKKGAAEKKVKLIDFGLAQIKDFNEIKNSDDIAGTFSYMSPEQSGMIKQKVDERSDLYSLGVVFYQLISGQLPFQADDIMSLMHQHIATPPPPLSKYVKNIPSIIEKIINKLLEKEPEKRYQSSHGLCGDLKKYIEGDEGFEIGGEDRVVRLNQRTYLAGRDEEMTALKTKYERSLQGEGSLVLISGEAGAGKTRLTEEFRRQVIRNEGVCLEGRCFSGLSKTPYKPFKDCLNHYLLLYANFKPDKQETVKTALRKALGELGGLILKLKPEMGEIIGECPPLVELEPNRENMRFLIEVSRFFRTLADIEKGLVIILEDLHLADEGTLMLIEEIQKEMKNSKLLLIANYRVNEIPAGHSLYHIIRESYENQLPLESIQLRALSRPDIERITCGMLSECPENIEDIISLIYTKSKGNPFFAIEIVKQMADDRAIRIEDGRWVFDRESIGRIQISSTLLDIIFNRIVLLNKKERFVLRWAALIGRKFQVGFLLKLAKALNPEYQETEIVGMIDNSIRLGLLDEDYNEKGIVVFVHDRVREVFEEQNTPDDRKKIHQTIAELIEQDTDNGDKNRLYELANHYYYSDCWDKVLEYLIPAAEQARDNFANEDAIRYYKMAQELMENAGLQESDPWLGVRVNLGKLTLNIGRYDESIAILQSALPFMESPLEKAKIYREICTAYLKKGDKAKCEENGKLGLNLLGEYLPVTKHGVYINIFMEFLRRGVHDLFHFMYRNREKKRMKNKSRYEKDRLIVWFYITLNWIYIINDLDKFIRCSIRMYNLAESRLGKSKELGMAMGAYAALIMAIPFFRTSLRIHFRALKMRKELRDDWGISQSFQWMGYCYQWMGEFHESQKYFEQARQGFSRIGDMWEQGITEGGMDLNCIYLSEYDESIEYLHSYLKISEYSKNYFGLSSVYVDYMWLNNERGDFVLANVWTEKCSKLLAEYPIPISICNFHMYSGEQCLIREDFPEAVKHLEEAKLVHENNSLMDQYVNQLYADLAEAYLGMYFIESNKRLKNRYMHLAVRMSETAVKKNRKWVTHYGKTLRIKGKILAVQGNHGAAEKFFQRAVKWDSDLGRNFELGRDFLDYGIFLRNTGRIRESRAKLESAYRLFRSAHSREYILKTGDLLGIREESSGTMEKFQAKQRLTSIMRMIQSISAILNLDTLLESIVMRMVEYTGAQRGLVFLKNSDTGELEVRAMKNMDGTTDILFSSHVVRQVFQKGESMITGNAAQDEAFYEFMSVVNFHLKSILCAPIKLHEQVIGVCYLDNPMSSSVFSRDDVELIEVILSQAAIAIENANMYTLLEGRVDQRTRELNQAYDIIKQDLRLAKRVQESLLSSGTIDIPGIDYHIEYSPMSEVGGDIYDVYMMDNGVLRIFLADATGHGVQAALMTMLIKSEYEQLKGTVSAPSEILEIMNTEIFNTYRALTVFFTGIICDIHIDEKKIVFASAGHPDQYLFSGKKLYFLKSTGKLCGSMADVKYSQVEMKFGKKDKLVLFTDGLFEEFNPEGAELGFEKLSEMAESVAEISTGQPVKWYCNQLKGIMERHLAGCPRNDDLTIIGLELLK, encoded by the coding sequence GTGGACTTGTCCGGGAAAATCCTTCAGAAGCGGTATCAGATGACCGGCCCGATCGGCGAGGGCGGGATGAGCTTTGTCTATCTCGCGTCTGATCTGGAGAAGCAGAATCGTCAGGTAATCGCTAAAATACTCAAATCGAACGTCTCATCCGTGAGGACGGAGGATTATATCCGTTTTCATTCCGAAGCCACCGCCGTATCCAAACTGCACCATCCGAGTATTGTCGATGTACTCGATATCGGGGAGCAGGACGGATACCATTTCCTGATCATGGAGTATATCGACGGGAAAAGTATGCACCAGCTCCTGAAATCGGGGATGCGTTTCTCTATCGATGAGAGCGTCTCCTTCGCGTATCAGCTTGCCCAGGCGTTGGAGTATATCCACGGCAAGGGAATCCTGCACCGGGACATCAAGCCCGGAAATATCATGGTTTTCGACGTCAAAAAGAAAGGGGCTGCCGAAAAGAAAGTGAAACTGATCGATTTCGGCCTAGCCCAGATCAAGGACTTCAACGAGATAAAAAATTCCGACGACATCGCGGGGACGTTCAGCTATATGTCTCCCGAGCAGAGCGGGATGATCAAGCAGAAGGTGGACGAACGCAGCGACCTCTACTCGCTCGGCGTGGTCTTCTATCAGCTCATCAGCGGGCAGCTCCCGTTCCAGGCGGACGACATCATGTCGCTGATGCACCAGCATATCGCTACCCCGCCGCCGCCGTTATCGAAGTATGTAAAAAATATTCCCTCCATTATCGAGAAGATTATCAATAAACTGCTGGAAAAAGAGCCCGAAAAGCGGTACCAGAGTTCGCACGGGTTATGCGGCGACCTTAAAAAGTATATCGAGGGGGACGAAGGTTTCGAAATCGGCGGGGAGGACCGCGTCGTCCGGCTGAATCAGCGAACCTATCTCGCCGGCCGCGACGAGGAAATGACCGCGCTGAAAACCAAGTACGAACGGTCGCTGCAGGGCGAGGGTAGTTTAGTCCTCATCAGCGGGGAAGCCGGCGCCGGTAAAACCCGTCTCACCGAGGAATTCCGCAGGCAGGTCATCCGTAACGAAGGCGTCTGTCTTGAAGGGCGGTGTTTTTCGGGGTTGAGCAAGACCCCGTATAAGCCGTTCAAGGATTGCCTGAACCATTACCTCCTTCTCTACGCGAATTTTAAACCTGATAAGCAGGAAACGGTAAAAACCGCGCTGAGGAAAGCGTTGGGAGAACTGGGCGGGCTGATCCTGAAATTAAAGCCGGAGATGGGGGAGATTATCGGGGAATGCCCCCCGCTCGTGGAGCTCGAACCGAACCGTGAGAATATGCGATTCCTGATAGAGGTGTCCCGTTTCTTTCGGACGCTTGCCGATATTGAGAAAGGGCTGGTCATCATTCTGGAAGACCTCCATCTTGCCGACGAGGGCACTCTCATGCTGATCGAGGAAATCCAGAAAGAGATGAAAAATTCGAAACTCCTCCTGATCGCGAACTACCGTGTCAACGAGATACCCGCGGGGCACAGCCTCTACCACATTATCCGGGAATCCTACGAGAATCAGCTCCCGCTGGAATCGATCCAGCTTCGCGCGTTATCGCGTCCCGATATAGAAAGAATCACCTGCGGGATGCTTTCCGAGTGCCCCGAAAATATCGAGGATATTATCAGCCTGATCTATACGAAAAGTAAGGGAAACCCGTTCTTCGCGATCGAGATTGTCAAGCAGATGGCGGACGACCGCGCCATCAGGATTGAGGACGGGCGATGGGTGTTCGACCGCGAGAGTATCGGGCGGATACAGATTTCCTCGACATTGCTGGATATTATTTTTAACCGCATCGTCCTGCTGAATAAAAAAGAACGGTTTGTCCTGAGATGGGCGGCGCTGATCGGCAGGAAATTCCAGGTGGGCTTCCTCCTGAAACTCGCGAAGGCGTTGAATCCCGAATATCAGGAAACCGAGATTGTCGGGATGATCGACAACTCTATCCGGCTGGGGCTTCTCGACGAGGATTATAACGAGAAGGGAATCGTGGTATTCGTCCACGACCGTGTCCGCGAGGTGTTCGAGGAACAGAACACCCCCGACGACCGGAAGAAGATACACCAGACTATCGCCGAACTGATCGAACAGGATACGGATAACGGCGACAAAAACCGCCTGTACGAACTTGCCAATCATTATTATTATTCGGACTGCTGGGATAAAGTGCTGGAATACCTCATTCCCGCCGCCGAACAGGCGAGGGACAATTTCGCCAACGAGGACGCTATCCGTTACTATAAGATGGCGCAGGAATTGATGGAGAACGCCGGATTGCAGGAAAGCGACCCGTGGCTGGGCGTTCGTGTCAACCTCGGGAAACTCACTCTGAATATCGGGCGTTATGACGAATCAATCGCGATCCTCCAGTCGGCGCTTCCATTCATGGAATCCCCGTTGGAAAAAGCGAAGATATACCGGGAAATCTGTACCGCCTACCTGAAAAAAGGGGATAAGGCGAAATGCGAGGAGAACGGTAAACTCGGGCTGAACCTGCTCGGGGAATACCTCCCGGTAACCAAACACGGCGTGTATATTAATATTTTCATGGAATTCCTCAGACGCGGGGTACACGACCTGTTTCATTTCATGTACCGTAACCGGGAAAAGAAACGAATGAAGAATAAATCCCGTTATGAGAAAGACCGGTTGATCGTCTGGTTCTATATCACCCTCAACTGGATCTATATTATCAACGATTTGGATAAATTCATACGCTGCTCGATCAGGATGTACAATCTCGCCGAATCCCGCCTGGGGAAGTCGAAAGAGCTGGGTATGGCGATGGGCGCGTATGCCGCGTTGATTATGGCCATCCCATTCTTCAGGACGTCGCTCCGAATTCACTTCCGTGCGCTGAAGATGCGGAAGGAGCTCAGGGACGATTGGGGTATCTCGCAGAGTTTCCAATGGATGGGGTATTGTTATCAATGGATGGGCGAGTTCCACGAGAGCCAGAAATATTTCGAACAGGCGAGGCAGGGGTTCAGCCGGATAGGCGATATGTGGGAGCAGGGTATTACCGAGGGCGGGATGGACTTGAACTGTATCTACCTCTCCGAATACGATGAAAGTATCGAATACCTGCATAGTTATCTCAAGATCAGCGAGTACTCCAAGAATTATTTCGGGCTGTCGAGCGTCTATGTGGACTATATGTGGCTCAATAACGAGCGCGGGGATTTCGTACTGGCCAACGTATGGACTGAAAAATGCAGCAAGCTCCTGGCGGAATACCCGATCCCGATATCGATATGTAATTTTCATATGTATTCCGGCGAACAGTGCCTGATACGGGAGGATTTTCCCGAGGCGGTCAAGCATCTCGAGGAAGCGAAGCTCGTGCATGAGAACAACTCGCTGATGGATCAGTATGTCAACCAGCTGTACGCCGATCTGGCGGAGGCCTATCTCGGGATGTATTTCATCGAGAGCAATAAGCGCCTGAAAAACCGGTATATGCATCTCGCGGTACGTATGAGCGAAACCGCGGTGAAGAAGAACCGCAAATGGGTTACCCATTACGGGAAAACGCTCAGAATAAAGGGAAAGATACTCGCGGTACAGGGAAATCACGGCGCGGCGGAAAAATTTTTCCAGCGCGCGGTGAAGTGGGATTCCGACCTCGGGCGGAACTTCGAACTGGGACGGGATTTCCTGGATTACGGGATTTTCCTGCGGAACACCGGACGCATACGCGAGAGCCGCGCCAAACTCGAATCGGCGTACCGTCTCTTCCGCAGCGCGCATTCCCGCGAGTATATCCTCAAGACCGGCGACCTGCTGGGTATCCGCGAGGAAAGCAGCGGTACGATGGAGAAGTTTCAGGCCAAGCAGCGGCTTACTTCTATCATGCGGATGATCCAGAGTATCAGCGCTATCCTCAATCTGGACACCCTGCTCGAGAGTATCGTGATGCGGATGGTCGAATATACCGGAGCCCAGCGCGGATTGGTATTCCTGAAGAACAGCGATACCGGCGAGCTCGAAGTGCGGGCGATGAAAAATATGGACGGGACGACCGATATCCTCTTCTCCTCGCACGTCGTCCGTCAGGTGTTCCAGAAGGGAGAATCCATGATTACCGGGAACGCCGCGCAGGACGAAGCGTTCTATGAGTTTATGAGCGTGGTCAATTTCCACCTGAAATCGATTCTCTGCGCGCCGATAAAGCTGCACGAGCAGGTTATCGGGGTGTGTTATCTGGACAACCCCATGTCGAGCTCGGTATTCTCGCGGGACGACGTGGAGCTGATCGAGGTGATACTCAGTCAGGCCGCGATCGCGATCGAGAACGCCAATATGTACACCCTCCTCGAGGGGCGTGTCGACCAACGGACGCGCGAACTCAATCAGGCCTACGATATTATCAAGCAGGACCTCCGCCTCGCGAAACGGGTGCAGGAGAGTCTGCTTTCGTCCGGCACTATCGATATTCCCGGCATCGATTACCATATCGAGTATTCCCCGATGTCGGAGGTGGGCGGCGATATTTACGATGTTTATATGATGGATAACGGAGTATTGCGGATATTTCTTGCCGACGCGACCGGGCACGGGGTACAGGCCGCGTTGATGACGATGCTGATCAAGAGCGAGTACGAGCAGTTGAAGGGCACGGTCTCGGCTCCGTCGGAAATACTGGAAATTATGAATACGGAGATATTCAATACTTACCGCGCCCTGACGGTGTTTTTCACCGGGATTATCTGCGATATCCATATCGATGAAAAGAAGATCGTATTTGCCTCGGCGGGGCATCCCGACCAGTACCTGTTCAGCGGAAAGAAGCTGTATTTCCTGAAATCCACGGGCAAGCTGTGCGGGAGTATGGCCGATGTGAAGTATTCGCAGGTCGAGATGAAATTCGGTAAAAAAGATAAACTGGTGCTTTTCACCGACGGATTGTTCGAGGAATTCAATCCTGAGGGAGCAGAGCTCGGATTTGAGAAACTTTCGGAGATGGCGGAGTCGGTCGCGGAGATCTCGACAGGCCAGCCGGTCAAATGGTACTGTAATCAGCTCAAGGGGATTATGGAACGCCACCTCGCGGGATGCCCCCGGAACGACGACCTCACGATCATCGGCCTCGAACTGTTAAAATAA
- a CDS encoding diacylglycerol kinase family protein, which yields MKRFLMSFVFAFRGIILSFRGHRNIWVQFVIGAAAVALSFWLALPMMEFIIIIIMYLFVIILEMMNTGIEALVDHVSPEYHEEAGKVKDIYAGAVLMGAFLSAIVGVIILGPPLAAKLRALFGIS from the coding sequence ATGAAACGTTTCCTGATGAGCTTTGTTTTCGCGTTCAGGGGGATTATCCTGAGTTTCAGGGGGCACCGGAATATCTGGGTGCAGTTCGTAATCGGCGCGGCGGCGGTCGCGCTGTCGTTCTGGCTCGCGCTGCCCATGATGGAATTTATCATTATTATCATCATGTACTTGTTCGTCATCATCCTCGAAATGATGAATACCGGCATCGAGGCGCTGGTCGACCATGTTTCGCCGGAGTATCACGAGGAGGCCGGTAAGGTCAAGGATATCTATGCGGGCGCGGTGCTGATGGGCGCGTTCCTTTCCGCGATAGTCGGCGTGATTATCCTCGGGCCGCCGCTCGCAGCGAAGCTCCGCGCGCTTTTCGGGATATCCTGA
- a CDS encoding TIGR00159 family protein yields MEYLLNIPIVQFLVNIIDILAVAYFIYFLYSLFEDTNSITILKGFIVIIAISIIANLVGLNTLAWLFKYVITYGVILIVVLFQPEIRRLLSRVGRSGLSAIKGKITEEALMELSRSIIMLSEDKSGALIIFERNVGLRDLVEESVKLDALIQTDLILSIFYKGNVLHDGAVIVEGDKLIAARVIIPGVIVEAFKTKKRLGTRHRAGVAITVDTDAISIIVSEENGKISLAHNGKLEYDIPAEKFSRRLNEILSVD; encoded by the coding sequence ATGGAATATTTGCTGAATATCCCCATCGTCCAGTTTCTCGTCAATATAATCGACATCCTGGCGGTGGCATACTTTATCTATTTCCTCTATAGTCTCTTCGAGGATACGAACTCCATCACGATACTGAAGGGTTTTATCGTCATCATCGCCATCAGCATTATCGCGAACCTCGTCGGCCTCAATACGCTCGCATGGCTGTTCAAATATGTCATCACCTACGGGGTAATCCTGATCGTCGTACTTTTCCAGCCGGAAATCCGCCGGCTCCTGTCGCGTGTCGGGAGAAGCGGGCTGAGCGCGATCAAGGGGAAAATCACCGAAGAAGCGCTGATGGAACTATCCCGTTCGATCATCATGCTGTCCGAGGATAAAAGCGGGGCGCTCATCATATTCGAGCGCAACGTCGGTCTCCGCGACCTGGTGGAGGAATCGGTCAAACTCGACGCGCTGATACAGACCGACCTGATACTCTCCATTTTCTATAAAGGGAATGTCCTCCATGACGGCGCGGTTATCGTCGAGGGAGATAAACTGATCGCTGCCAGGGTGATTATCCCCGGCGTGATCGTCGAGGCGTTCAAGACGAAGAAGCGGCTCGGTACCCGTCACCGCGCGGGAGTCGCGATCACGGTGGATACCGACGCTATCTCGATTATCGTCTCGGAGGAGAACGGTAAAATATCGCTCGCGCATAACGGGAAACTGGAGTACGATATACCCGCTGAAAAATTCTCAAGGAGATTGAATGAAATCCTCAGTGTGGACTAA
- a CDS encoding LysE family translocator: MMEILQIALIGLVSGITPGPLLTLAIAQTVAHHRNEGIKTQLAPLITDIPIAAVSILLLSGVAYSNIVLTVISFVGAGFIGYMAIRNFIPPKTEQIIDTKPKSLKKGIIANFLNPATYLFWITIGGPGLLQQAKDGIGWAILYVLVFYTANLGTAITVIFLADRFKGLTGSNGYKWILRVLGLFLLFFAGRLVWEGIHRITN; this comes from the coding sequence ATGATGGAAATACTCCAGATCGCGCTGATCGGGCTGGTATCGGGGATTACCCCGGGGCCGTTACTCACCCTCGCTATAGCGCAGACGGTAGCGCATCACCGGAACGAGGGTATCAAAACCCAACTTGCGCCGCTGATCACGGATATCCCTATCGCTGCCGTTTCCATCCTTTTGTTATCCGGCGTAGCCTATTCGAATATCGTGCTGACGGTCATTTCTTTCGTCGGGGCGGGATTTATCGGGTATATGGCTATCCGTAACTTTATTCCGCCGAAAACCGAACAAATCATCGATACGAAACCGAAATCGCTGAAAAAGGGGATAATAGCCAATTTCCTAAACCCCGCGACATACCTGTTCTGGATAACTATCGGGGGGCCGGGACTGCTTCAGCAGGCGAAGGACGGGATCGGATGGGCTATTCTGTATGTGTTGGTGTTCTATACCGCAAATCTCGGAACTGCGATCACGGTAATCTTTCTTGCCGACCGTTTCAAGGGGCTGACGGGGAGTAACGGGTATAAATGGATACTGCGCGTGCTCGGCTTGTTTCTGCTGTTTTTCGCGGGGCGTCTGGTGTGGGAAGGAATACACAGAATAACGAATTAA